The Kineosporiaceae bacterium genome includes a window with the following:
- a CDS encoding DNA alkylation repair protein, translating into MDVAQQVAAIDAEIRDAGRPERAEAERRYLKSTLVHYGVRVPALRTTARAFLRAHPDLGHDELVDVVTLLWDEPAAAPVHERRFLATVLLSSRLKLLGPSDLFLLERLLRDSRTWALLDLLAADVGSALLDDQPWADEVLDRWAADGDFWIRRSALLAHLRPLGAGRGDLARFLRYADAMLDEREFFIRKAIGWVLRATSRQRPDVVHDWLLPRAHRASGVTVREAVRYLSPADRDAILAAYRR; encoded by the coding sequence ATGGACGTCGCCCAGCAGGTTGCGGCGATCGACGCCGAGATCCGTGACGCCGGTCGGCCCGAGCGGGCCGAGGCCGAGCGACGGTACCTCAAGAGCACGCTGGTGCACTACGGCGTGCGGGTACCGGCGCTGCGGACGACGGCCCGCGCGTTCCTGAGAGCCCATCCGGACCTCGGTCACGACGAGCTGGTGGACGTCGTCACCCTGCTGTGGGACGAGCCGGCCGCTGCGCCGGTGCACGAGCGGCGGTTTCTGGCGACCGTCCTGTTGTCGAGCCGTTTGAAGCTCCTGGGTCCTTCGGATCTCTTTCTGCTGGAACGACTCCTGCGCGACTCGCGCACCTGGGCACTGCTCGACCTGTTGGCCGCCGACGTCGGCAGTGCGCTGCTGGACGATCAGCCCTGGGCCGACGAGGTGCTCGACCGGTGGGCCGCCGACGGCGATTTCTGGATCCGGCGCAGCGCACTACTGGCTCACCTGCGTCCGCTGGGTGCCGGCCGCGGTGACCTGGCGCGTTTCCTGCGGTACGCCGACGCGATGCTCGACGAGCGAGAGTTCTTCATCCGCAAGGCCATCGGCTGGGTGCTGCGCGCCACGTCTCGGCAACGCCCGGACGTCGTGCACGACTGGCTGCTCCCTCGGGCGCACCGGGCGAGCGGAGTGACCGTCCGCGAGGCGGTCAGGTACCTGTCCCCGGCAGACCGCGACGCCATTCTGGCGGCCTACCGCCGGTGA